The sequence below is a genomic window from Labilibaculum sp. DW002.
AACTTAATGCAAGTGTTATTTGTGGGAATGGGGATTTAAATCAGGATATAGATTTTGGTTTTGCTTCTGATCTCATGAGTGATGTCTTAACTATTGATTCTGATAATCTATTGTTGGTGACAGGTTTAAATAATTTACAGACGATAAGAACCTCTGAAATGTCGGATATTCCATACATATTATTTGTTCGCGACAAAAAAGCTTCTGAAGAAATGAAAAATCTGGCAGAAGAAAGTGGGATTACTATTTTAGAGTGTCGTTATTCAATGTTTCGCGCTTGTTCTATTTTGTGTAATATGGGTCTGGAGCCCGTTTATTAATTCTGATGTATGGATTTTAAATTTGATATAGAAGGAGGCAATTTTTCAAAAGCAGGGACTGCATCAAGCGACGTGAAGAAAGTGTTGAAGAAGTTGAATGTTGACCCAAAGCTAATTAAACGAATTGTTGTTTCGATATATGAGGCCGAAGTGAATGTTGTTGCTCATGCCTATGAAGGTGAAATGAATGTCTCAATATTTCCGGAAAAAATAATAGTACGTATTGTTGATAAAGGGCCTGGTATTCCTGATATAGAATTAGCAATGCAGAAAGGGTATTCGACAGCCTCTCCTGAAGTTAGAGAAATGGGGTTTGGAGCAGGTATGGGCTTGCCAAATATAAAAAAGAATACGAATGAGCTAAATATTAAGTCAGAGGTTGGAGTTGGAACCGAAGTTGAACTAATTAACTATTTAAATTAGAACGATGGAGAAGCTGCCCTTTTATCACGCGCTAAAAGTTGTCGAAAACGTTTGTATTGGTTGTACACATTGTATGAATGTGTGCCCCACAAAGGCAATTCGTGTGAAATCAGGAATTGCTGATATTGACAAGTATGCTTGTGTTGATTGCGGAGAGTGTTTAAAAGCTTGTCCTGTGAATGCTATAATAGTGGAGCAAGATGACTTTAATCAGATATTTAGCTTTAAACAAAGAGTGGCCTTGTTACCAACTGTGCTGTTAGGACAATTTCCTGATGGTGTTTCCGAAGTGCAAGTTTATGAAGAAATAAAAGATCTAGGTTTCACGCATGTTTATGAAGTGGACGGAGCTGTAGGTGTACTTTCCGATGCAACTAAAAAATACATGCATAAGCACAATCAGGAAAGACCATTTATTTCGAGTTTTTGTCCTGCAGTTGTTCGTTTGATACAAGTGAGATTTCCTGGATTAGTTGATAATATCATTCAGTTGAAACCGGTAATTGATATATCGGCGCAATTCTATCGTAAGAAATTAGAAGATAAAGGTTATACTCAGGACGAGATTGGTATTTTTTATATAACGCCATGTGCAGCTAAAATTGCATCAGTAAAATCACCAGTAGGCGAAGAAGAGTTGCTGATTGATGGTGTCATAAACATGGACTTTATTTATAATAAAGTTCTTCTAAGTATTAAGCAAAATAACAAAGAAGCAAAAAAATATCCTGAAAATATTCACATGTCCCGAAGGAGTATTGAGTGGTCATTAACCAATGGCGAGGCTTCTCAATATTCTGGTAGATGTTTAGCAATAGATGAGATTCACAATGTGATTGCATTTCTAGATAAGTTGGAGAATGAAGAGATCACGGATGTTGATTTCTTAGAACTAAGAGCTTGTGACAGGTCTTGCGCTGGCGGCGTTTTGAGTACAGAAAATAGATTTATTGCAATTGAGCGCTTGCGAAAAAGAGCAGCTTGGTATCACCGAAACAAACCGGTGATAATGGAAGAAAAAGAGATAGAAGAATACAAACCATATTTATTAGAGCATATTTCGATTAATAAAGTTGAGCCA
It includes:
- a CDS encoding ATP-binding protein, which produces MDFKFDIEGGNFSKAGTASSDVKKVLKKLNVDPKLIKRIVVSIYEAEVNVVAHAYEGEMNVSIFPEKIIVRIVDKGPGIPDIELAMQKGYSTASPEVREMGFGAGMGLPNIKKNTNELNIKSEVGVGTEVELINYLN
- a CDS encoding [Fe-Fe] hydrogenase large subunit C-terminal domain-containing protein → MEKLPFYHALKVVENVCIGCTHCMNVCPTKAIRVKSGIADIDKYACVDCGECLKACPVNAIIVEQDDFNQIFSFKQRVALLPTVLLGQFPDGVSEVQVYEEIKDLGFTHVYEVDGAVGVLSDATKKYMHKHNQERPFISSFCPAVVRLIQVRFPGLVDNIIQLKPVIDISAQFYRKKLEDKGYTQDEIGIFYITPCAAKIASVKSPVGEEELLIDGVINMDFIYNKVLLSIKQNNKEAKKYPENIHMSRRSIEWSLTNGEASQYSGRCLAIDEIHNVIAFLDKLENEEITDVDFLELRACDRSCAGGVLSTENRFIAIERLRKRAAWYHRNKPVIMEEKEIEEYKPYLLEHISINKVEPRSILSLDSDMMIAMDKMKKIQRIMKVLPGIDCGACGAPKCKVLAEDIVQGKAKMTQCVFLQKMLTKEELITPQESFDISEGTWGKERFEKKTIKNR